Proteins from a single region of Halalkalibaculum roseum:
- a CDS encoding alpha-ketoacid dehydrogenase subunit alpha/beta, producing the protein MASTKTKNKSASKSSASKKKYSKKQKQEILDDYKLAVTSREASYLGRKETLTGKAKFGIFGDGKEIPQIAMAKHFREGDFRSGYYRDQTFMMAIGQVTVQEFFAQLYAHANVEADPHSGGRQMNAHFSTRSLDENGEWKDLTKMKNTSPDMSPTAGQMARLLGLAQASKVYRNHEGLKEKEEFGKFSENGNEIAWGTIGDASTSEGIFWETINAAGVMQVPIVMSVWDDGYGISVPRKYQTTKESISKVLEGFQRTEDEEGWEILTVKAWDYTALLETYEKAAKIAREEHVPVLVHVKEVTQPQGHSTSGSHERYKNEERLEWEEEYCCNNKIRSWILEEGIANEEELDAIEKEAKDHVKSEKQAAWKAFTGEMKEELNTVADLLDQLASSSEKSDEINKIKSEMKAPMVPLRKDIISAAKKALRAVRGEQNQAKEELMDWLDENMKANRERYDSHLYSETDYSPLNVEEVKPEYGDDPKQVDGRVVLRDNFDKIFEKYPQTLVFGEDTGKLGDVNKGLENMQDKFGEIRVSDTGIREATILGQGIGMALRGLRPIAEIQYLDYLLYCFQGLSDDLATLRYRSAGGQKAPVIVRTRGHRLEGIWHTGSPMGMIVNGVRGVHVCVPRNLTDAAGMYNTLLQGDDPALLVEPLNAYRLKEDKPENLGEFTVPLGIPNKISEGSDITIVSYGSTCNICEEVLPQLEEVGISVELIDTRTLIPFDRNRDILESLKKTNRILFVDEDVPGGATAYMMQKVIDDYGGYYYLDSEALCLTAKAHRGAYGSDGDYFSKPNEEDIFDAVYDIMHEADPEKYPAIYD; encoded by the coding sequence ATGGCAAGTACAAAAACAAAGAATAAAAGCGCATCCAAATCATCAGCTTCTAAAAAGAAATATTCTAAAAAACAGAAGCAGGAAATACTGGATGATTACAAGCTTGCTGTGACCAGCCGAGAAGCTTCATACCTGGGAAGGAAGGAGACGCTTACCGGCAAAGCCAAATTCGGAATATTCGGAGACGGGAAAGAGATTCCACAAATCGCTATGGCGAAACACTTTCGGGAAGGCGATTTCAGATCGGGATATTACCGTGATCAAACGTTTATGATGGCCATAGGTCAGGTGACAGTTCAGGAATTTTTCGCCCAGCTTTATGCCCACGCCAATGTGGAAGCCGATCCACACTCAGGCGGCCGTCAAATGAACGCCCATTTCAGTACGCGCAGCCTGGATGAAAACGGGGAGTGGAAAGATCTTACCAAAATGAAAAATACCTCTCCGGATATGTCTCCCACGGCTGGACAAATGGCCAGATTACTAGGACTGGCCCAAGCCTCTAAGGTGTACCGGAACCATGAAGGATTAAAAGAGAAAGAGGAGTTCGGCAAATTTTCAGAAAACGGTAATGAAATTGCCTGGGGAACAATCGGTGATGCCAGCACTTCAGAAGGAATATTCTGGGAAACTATCAATGCAGCCGGTGTCATGCAGGTCCCTATCGTCATGTCGGTGTGGGACGACGGTTACGGTATTTCGGTGCCACGAAAATACCAAACTACCAAGGAAAGCATCTCTAAAGTTCTTGAAGGTTTTCAGCGAACCGAAGATGAAGAAGGATGGGAGATACTTACCGTGAAAGCATGGGACTATACCGCTCTGCTTGAGACCTATGAAAAAGCTGCCAAGATCGCACGTGAAGAGCATGTACCGGTACTGGTTCATGTCAAGGAGGTCACCCAACCTCAGGGGCATTCTACTTCGGGTTCCCATGAACGCTATAAGAATGAAGAACGCCTGGAGTGGGAAGAAGAATATTGCTGCAATAACAAGATACGTAGTTGGATTTTAGAAGAAGGCATAGCAAATGAAGAAGAGCTGGATGCCATCGAAAAGGAGGCCAAGGATCACGTAAAAAGCGAAAAACAGGCGGCATGGAAAGCTTTTACGGGTGAGATGAAAGAAGAGCTTAACACAGTTGCCGATCTGCTTGATCAACTGGCATCATCAAGCGAAAAGAGTGATGAAATCAATAAGATAAAGAGTGAGATGAAGGCGCCGATGGTACCCCTGAGAAAGGATATTATTTCGGCGGCTAAGAAAGCATTAAGAGCAGTTCGTGGCGAGCAAAATCAGGCGAAGGAAGAATTGATGGACTGGCTGGATGAGAACATGAAGGCCAACCGTGAGCGCTACGATTCTCATCTCTACTCCGAAACGGATTATTCTCCCTTGAATGTAGAAGAGGTGAAGCCTGAGTACGGTGATGATCCTAAGCAGGTGGACGGACGTGTAGTTTTGAGGGATAATTTTGACAAAATTTTTGAGAAGTATCCGCAAACCCTGGTTTTCGGAGAAGACACCGGCAAGCTGGGGGACGTCAACAAGGGGCTTGAAAATATGCAGGATAAATTCGGTGAAATTCGTGTCAGTGACACCGGTATCCGTGAAGCTACTATTTTGGGGCAGGGTATTGGTATGGCCCTGAGAGGTCTGCGACCCATCGCTGAAATACAGTATCTTGATTACCTGCTTTACTGCTTCCAGGGTTTAAGTGACGATCTTGCAACCCTTCGTTATAGAAGCGCGGGCGGCCAGAAAGCTCCTGTTATTGTTCGCACCAGAGGCCACAGACTCGAGGGGATATGGCATACCGGTTCTCCTATGGGTATGATTGTGAATGGTGTGCGAGGTGTACACGTCTGTGTGCCAAGAAACCTCACTGATGCAGCGGGTATGTACAATACCCTTCTGCAGGGTGATGATCCTGCCCTGTTAGTTGAGCCGCTGAACGCCTACAGGCTGAAAGAGGATAAACCTGAAAACCTCGGCGAGTTTACAGTTCCTTTGGGTATCCCCAACAAGATTTCAGAGGGAAGCGATATCACTATCGTATCCTACGGTTCTACCTGTAACATCTGTGAAGAGGTCCTTCCGCAACTGGAGGAGGTAGGTATCTCTGTCGAGCTGATCGATACACGAACTCTTATTCCCTTCGATCGCAACCGTGATATCCTTGAATCCCTGAAAAAGACCAATCGAATCCTATTTGTTGATGAGGATGTTCCGGGTGGCGCAACGGCCTATATGATGCAAAAAGTAATAGATGATTATGGTGGATATTATTACCTCGATTCCGAAGCGCTGTGCCTGACTGCCAAGGCCCATCGCGGTGCCTACGGGTCTGACGGTGATTACTTTTCCAAACCTAACGAGGAGGATATCTTCGATGCCGTTTATGATATCATGCATGAGGCAGATCCGGAGAAATATCCCGCTATTTACGACTGA
- a CDS encoding glycosyltransferase family 4 protein → MRILYVSHTHPPEDAILENVGGMQRVSMQMIKEMEKKESVTVIKETVNVSGNVGLKTFAFLVKQLFELPRKARESGADVILFSSMVTASLSYLIDSRVSIPMVTINHGRDVTLPVTIYQWFVPRIFAHLDGVISVSRATREECIKRGMEPEQGVALPNGFDLDKLENFPDKQTSRTDLNRQFQIPFEGKFALLTVGRQVKRKGHEWFIRNVLPRIESKVVYMVVGDGPEFENVKRAVADSGQQDKVFLLGRQPDEILKEAYSASDLFVMPNIPVEGDMEGFGIVLLEANMARTPAVAADLEGIKDVITNGENGYRIPALEPELFAQKVDEVLRGDLTVFSENTRNFVKKKFSWQTVTEEYLNYLEKVIDEQ, encoded by the coding sequence TTGCGTATACTTTACGTTTCACATACCCATCCGCCTGAAGATGCCATCCTTGAAAATGTGGGCGGCATGCAAAGAGTTAGTATGCAAATGATCAAGGAGATGGAGAAGAAGGAATCGGTCACCGTCATTAAAGAAACTGTAAATGTATCGGGAAATGTAGGCCTGAAGACCTTCGCTTTTTTAGTAAAGCAGTTGTTTGAACTTCCCCGAAAAGCCAGGGAGAGCGGGGCTGATGTAATTTTATTTTCATCTATGGTTACCGCAAGTCTTTCCTATTTAATAGACAGCAGGGTTTCCATTCCGATGGTAACTATAAATCACGGACGGGATGTTACCTTGCCGGTTACTATCTACCAGTGGTTTGTACCTAGAATTTTTGCGCATCTGGATGGCGTTATTTCAGTTTCCCGCGCCACACGCGAAGAATGTATCAAGCGGGGTATGGAACCTGAACAGGGAGTGGCCCTTCCTAATGGTTTTGATTTGGATAAGCTGGAAAATTTTCCTGACAAGCAGACTTCCCGAACTGACTTGAACAGGCAATTTCAAATTCCTTTTGAAGGGAAATTTGCTCTATTGACCGTTGGGAGGCAGGTTAAAAGAAAAGGTCATGAATGGTTTATCCGGAACGTTTTACCACGGATAGAGTCTAAGGTAGTCTATATGGTAGTGGGTGACGGACCGGAATTTGAAAATGTAAAGCGTGCGGTGGCTGATAGTGGGCAGCAAGATAAGGTATTTCTGCTGGGGCGGCAGCCCGATGAGATTTTAAAGGAAGCTTATTCCGCTTCCGATTTGTTTGTGATGCCAAATATTCCGGTAGAAGGTGATATGGAAGGTTTTGGCATAGTTTTGCTGGAAGCCAATATGGCAAGAACCCCCGCCGTTGCAGCTGACCTGGAAGGTATCAAGGATGTGATAACCAATGGCGAGAACGGATATCGAATACCTGCACTTGAACCGGAATTATTTGCACAGAAAGTGGATGAGGTTCTCAGGGGTGATTTAACTGTGTTTTCTGAGAATACACGTAATTTTGTGAAGAAAAAGTTCAGCTGGCAAACAGTAACGGAAGAGTATTTGAATTACCTCGAAAAAGTAATTGATGAGCAGTGA
- a CDS encoding GNAT family N-acetyltransferase: METALKTNGVTLVTTREERKQFLEFPYSHYEGDEHWIAPLRMEQKKLIDQDKNAFYNNGNIAMFLAEQNGKVCGRIAAIEDHRFNDFHDSNIGFFGFFECIDDESVAKLLFKVATDWLAEKGYDDVLGPSNPSMMDEIGILIDGFQYDPGIMMPYHKPYYDKLIKSAGLEKEMDMFAFRVTQETVSFDRMYRAEEIVKRRYPRLRIREVDLKNIEEEVEIVRNIFNEAWKDNWGFIPLTKEELAATANDFKMILDPKVAHIAEIGGEPIAFSIALPDLNQVLKKMDGKLFPFGIFKLLWHKRNINRIRTALMGVMPQYQGKGIDALLHKEAILNGREVGYKSSEMSWVLETNTNMIRVAERLGAKIEKTYRMYRKEL; the protein is encoded by the coding sequence GTGGAAACAGCTCTTAAGACGAATGGGGTTACACTGGTAACTACCAGGGAAGAACGCAAGCAATTTCTCGAATTTCCCTACTCTCATTACGAAGGCGATGAGCACTGGATTGCTCCACTTCGCATGGAGCAAAAAAAGCTGATCGATCAAGATAAAAACGCCTTTTACAACAACGGAAACATTGCCATGTTCCTCGCGGAACAGAATGGAAAGGTGTGCGGGAGAATAGCTGCAATTGAAGATCATCGTTTTAATGATTTTCACGATTCCAACATCGGTTTTTTTGGCTTCTTCGAGTGTATCGATGATGAGTCGGTCGCAAAGCTGTTATTCAAAGTGGCAACCGATTGGCTGGCAGAGAAGGGTTACGATGATGTCTTAGGCCCGTCAAATCCAAGTATGATGGACGAAATAGGGATATTGATTGACGGTTTTCAATATGATCCCGGCATCATGATGCCTTACCACAAACCCTACTACGATAAACTCATCAAAAGCGCGGGTCTTGAAAAGGAAATGGACATGTTCGCTTTCCGGGTTACGCAGGAAACCGTTTCTTTCGACAGGATGTACCGGGCAGAAGAAATCGTCAAAAGGCGTTATCCTCGACTGAGAATACGTGAAGTGGATCTCAAGAATATAGAAGAGGAAGTCGAGATTGTAAGAAACATTTTCAATGAAGCCTGGAAAGATAACTGGGGCTTTATACCACTGACAAAAGAAGAGCTGGCTGCTACAGCAAATGATTTCAAGATGATTCTGGATCCCAAAGTAGCCCATATCGCTGAAATTGGGGGAGAACCTATCGCCTTTTCCATTGCTTTACCCGACTTAAACCAGGTTCTTAAGAAAATGGATGGCAAGCTATTTCCATTCGGCATCTTTAAGCTTTTATGGCACAAGAGAAATATCAATCGTATTCGTACTGCACTGATGGGCGTCATGCCGCAGTACCAGGGGAAAGGAATTGATGCCTTGCTACACAAAGAGGCTATATTAAACGGACGCGAGGTTGGATATAAATCTTCTGAAATGAGCTGGGTCCTTGAAACCAACACCAATATGATACGCGTAGCGGAGCGACTCGGGGCTAAAATCGAGAAAACCTACCGCATGTACCGCAAAGAATTATAG
- the cyoE gene encoding heme o synthase produces the protein MKLSTDFTLSKFIDTEKLAAYYELTKPGITFSVLASMLVGFLLASGNNIDYVLMLHAAIGTYLIAAGTSAHNQFLEWRLDGKMKRTQKRPVPSNKITPLQSSAFSLSFIILGLVYLLFVVNFVAGLVSLATTLLYLGAYTPMKRVSVANVFIGAIPGALPPVGGWAAAAGHLGSLDMWLLFGIVFFWQIPHVMAIAWVCKDDYSNAGFVMLPKNDENGTKAVALILGCLIVLLPICWGLFASGMSSWIYLSGALLSTLVFLFYGVHFALSRSKESAKQLMFASFGYLPLIWIFIFIDILF, from the coding sequence ATGAAGTTAAGTACAGATTTTACCCTTTCAAAGTTCATTGATACCGAAAAGCTGGCGGCTTATTACGAGCTGACCAAACCGGGCATCACGTTTTCCGTTCTAGCCAGCATGCTTGTAGGCTTTTTACTGGCTTCCGGTAACAATATTGACTATGTGCTTATGCTGCATGCTGCTATCGGTACCTATCTGATAGCAGCCGGTACATCCGCCCATAACCAATTTCTTGAATGGCGTCTGGACGGGAAAATGAAGCGAACTCAAAAACGCCCCGTACCGTCCAATAAGATCACACCTCTGCAAAGTTCTGCGTTTTCTCTTTCATTTATAATACTGGGATTGGTCTACTTGCTGTTTGTCGTGAATTTTGTCGCCGGATTGGTTTCACTGGCAACGACGCTGCTGTATCTTGGCGCTTATACTCCTATGAAGCGAGTATCCGTGGCTAATGTGTTTATCGGTGCCATACCCGGGGCACTACCTCCCGTTGGTGGCTGGGCAGCGGCTGCCGGACATCTCGGAAGCCTGGACATGTGGCTCCTTTTTGGCATCGTATTTTTCTGGCAGATCCCACATGTAATGGCAATTGCCTGGGTTTGTAAGGATGACTACAGTAACGCTGGCTTTGTGATGCTTCCTAAAAATGATGAAAACGGCACCAAAGCGGTTGCTTTGATACTGGGATGCCTTATTGTCTTGCTTCCCATCTGCTGGGGGCTTTTTGCCAGCGGTATGAGCAGCTGGATCTATCTTTCCGGTGCCCTGCTCAGCACATTGGTTTTTCTATTCTACGGAGTTCATTTCGCCCTATCACGCAGCAAGGAATCGGCGAAACAACTCATGTTTGCCTCCTTCGGCTACCTCCCTTTGATCTGGATCTTTATCTTCATTGATATCCTGTTCTAG
- a CDS encoding class II fumarate hydratase, which translates to MSEFRTEKDSMGEVKVPKDAYYGAQTQRAVDNFPVSGIMFSRAFIEALGMVKKHAAKVNNELGMLDEEITGPIQEASQEVIDGKFDDDFAIDIFQTGSGTSTNMNANEIISKRANELKDDSTEVEIHPNDHVNYGQSSNDVIPTTIRLASALAVSNHLIPSLEHLSKAFKEKGKELSEVVKTGRTHLMDAMPVTIQQEFSGYARQLELGVDRLKSALDRVKELPQGGTAVGTGLNTNPDFGAKMAESLSEATGIDFREAENHFEAQATVDAPVELSGQLKTIAVGLMKIGNDLRWMNSGPNSGIGELQLKALQPGSSIMPGKVNPVIEESLTMVCAQVIGNDSAITVAGQSGNFELNVMLPVVAHNLLESIDILANAARNLADRSVKLLSANKERIEDMVGRNPVLVTALNPLIGYDQAAKIAKKAFKENRPVKDVAREMTDLSDEELDKALDPIKMTKGGFME; encoded by the coding sequence ATGAGTGAATTTCGTACGGAGAAAGATTCAATGGGTGAAGTTAAGGTTCCTAAAGATGCATATTACGGTGCGCAGACCCAGCGTGCGGTGGACAATTTTCCGGTAAGCGGTATCATGTTCAGCCGTGCCTTTATCGAAGCTTTGGGTATGGTTAAGAAACACGCTGCCAAAGTGAATAACGAACTGGGAATGCTGGATGAAGAAATAACCGGCCCTATTCAAGAAGCATCCCAGGAGGTTATTGACGGTAAGTTTGATGATGATTTTGCTATTGACATCTTCCAGACGGGTTCCGGTACCTCTACCAATATGAATGCCAATGAGATTATTTCAAAGAGGGCTAATGAGCTGAAGGATGACAGTACGGAAGTGGAAATTCATCCCAATGACCATGTCAACTACGGACAGAGTTCCAATGATGTAATCCCGACAACCATTCGTCTTGCTTCCGCCCTTGCCGTTAGTAACCATTTGATTCCCTCACTGGAACATCTCAGTAAGGCTTTCAAAGAAAAAGGCAAAGAGCTTTCAGAGGTAGTAAAAACCGGCCGTACCCATTTGATGGACGCTATGCCGGTCACCATTCAGCAGGAGTTCAGCGGGTATGCACGTCAGCTGGAACTGGGTGTTGATCGATTGAAATCTGCTTTGGATAGAGTTAAAGAACTCCCGCAAGGAGGAACAGCCGTCGGAACTGGGTTGAATACCAATCCCGACTTCGGTGCTAAAATGGCTGAATCACTTTCTGAAGCGACCGGGATCGATTTTCGTGAGGCTGAAAATCATTTCGAGGCGCAGGCTACCGTCGACGCTCCGGTTGAACTGAGCGGACAGCTGAAAACTATTGCTGTTGGACTCATGAAAATCGGAAATGATCTTCGCTGGATGAACTCAGGACCTAACAGCGGTATTGGCGAATTACAGTTGAAAGCACTTCAGCCCGGTTCTTCGATTATGCCCGGGAAAGTGAATCCGGTTATTGAAGAGTCACTTACTATGGTCTGCGCTCAGGTGATCGGCAATGATTCGGCAATTACCGTAGCCGGCCAATCCGGGAATTTTGAACTGAACGTGATGCTGCCGGTGGTAGCTCATAATCTGCTTGAGTCTATAGATATTCTTGCAAATGCGGCGCGCAATCTGGCCGATCGCTCTGTAAAACTGCTTTCCGCCAATAAAGAGCGAATTGAAGATATGGTGGGAAGAAATCCGGTGCTCGTAACGGCATTGAATCCGCTGATCGGTTATGACCAGGCCGCAAAAATCGCTAAAAAGGCCTTCAAGGAAAACAGGCCTGTCAAGGACGTAGCAAGAGAGATGACAGATCTGTCTGATGAAGAACTTGATAAGGCACTGGATCCAATCAAAATGACCAAAGGCGGTTTTATGGAATAG
- a CDS encoding serine hydrolase domain-containing protein, with product MTRRNHFLSGIIWLFALTFLITGTLPAQSSDIYYPSRFSWEKKAPEEVGMNAGAIEEAIEYAKANESTNPKDLSLHLNSRTGEPYNNIIGPVKERGPMTGMIIKDGYLIAEWGEPHRVDMTFSVTKSFLSTIVGVAWDKGMIQNIDDKVQQYVPVQHFNSEHNAKITWDHLLRQTSDWDGTLFGKPDWADRPTEEITPEVINRKRNEPGSTWKYNDVRVNVLALAAMKVWRKPLPTALREHVMDPIGASNTWRWYGYENSWVNIDGLRMQSVSGGGHWGGGMWLSAYDQAKFGYLFLRDGLWENRQIISREWIDMAKTPTEANQGYGFMNFFLNNDQERMPSAPRSAYVFLGSGINMVYIDKSNDLVIVGRWISDYEAMDGIIKRVIGAIEN from the coding sequence ATGACACGCAGAAATCATTTTCTAAGCGGAATCATCTGGCTCTTCGCTCTTACTTTTCTGATTACCGGCACGCTTCCGGCCCAATCATCTGATATCTATTATCCCTCCCGGTTCAGTTGGGAGAAGAAAGCACCCGAAGAAGTGGGAATGAATGCCGGTGCCATTGAGGAGGCCATAGAGTACGCCAAAGCCAATGAATCGACCAACCCTAAAGATCTCAGTCTACACCTGAATAGCAGAACCGGAGAACCGTATAATAATATCATCGGCCCGGTAAAAGAACGGGGACCTATGACCGGTATGATTATTAAGGACGGGTACCTGATTGCCGAATGGGGAGAGCCGCATCGGGTAGACATGACTTTCAGCGTTACCAAAAGCTTTTTATCTACAATCGTTGGTGTTGCATGGGATAAGGGAATGATTCAGAATATAGATGATAAAGTACAGCAGTATGTGCCTGTACAGCATTTTAATTCGGAGCACAACGCTAAAATAACCTGGGATCACCTGTTACGGCAAACGAGTGACTGGGATGGAACGCTTTTTGGAAAGCCGGATTGGGCTGATCGACCTACCGAGGAAATCACCCCCGAGGTTATCAATCGCAAGCGCAATGAACCGGGCAGTACCTGGAAATATAACGATGTAAGAGTAAATGTACTGGCACTTGCTGCAATGAAGGTATGGCGAAAGCCTCTACCAACAGCTCTCAGGGAACATGTTATGGATCCTATAGGTGCTTCGAATACTTGGCGATGGTATGGTTATGAAAATTCATGGGTAAATATTGACGGACTCAGAATGCAGTCGGTAAGTGGAGGCGGCCACTGGGGTGGCGGAATGTGGTTGAGCGCCTATGACCAGGCAAAATTCGGTTATCTCTTCCTCCGGGATGGACTATGGGAAAACAGGCAAATCATTTCCAGAGAGTGGATTGACATGGCTAAAACACCAACCGAAGCCAATCAAGGTTATGGTTTTATGAACTTTTTCCTGAATAATGATCAGGAGCGAATGCCTAGCGCACCGCGCAGCGCCTATGTGTTTCTTGGCAGTGGAATCAACATGGTATATATTGACAAAAGTAATGATCTTGTAATTGTAGGCAGGTGGATATCTGACTATGAGGCTATGGATGGTATTATCAAGAGAGTAATAGGGGCTATTGAAAATTAA
- a CDS encoding FG-GAP repeat domain-containing protein, which translates to MRFLHILILILLGGVLSSCWIEAAEDSPNGPEEPDPIPYENVSNSNLPTASLSGNSNSALAVDIEQDGDLDIVIASQGPNKILLNNGSGVFSLLQNSILDRFSYNSQDVAVADFNGDGRFDLFFGNAANQSNQQINEFYINQGNVSFSNDIGLIPVSGISNATVARDINNDGFIDIIIGNSGQNILLINNGNARFFDETGQRLPSRFDLTRDVEVGDISGNGFPDIIVGNETDDNRILANNGSGIFLDQTGSRLPAISAIEETREVELADVDGDGDLDMYYSNVRIFESGADPQDRLLINNGQGLFADVTSSQLPAKTSNTFDSDFVDIDGDGDLDIVTGNFNGGIQVFINNGAGTFSDDTENWLPEGLTPQVVDFEIADYNGDQLPDIYIAAYNGPDVLLLRKDLQE; encoded by the coding sequence ATGAGATTCCTACATATACTGATTCTTATACTACTGGGAGGAGTGCTCTCCTCCTGCTGGATAGAAGCTGCTGAGGATTCACCGAATGGACCGGAAGAACCCGACCCCATTCCCTATGAAAACGTGAGCAATTCAAACCTCCCTACTGCCAGCTTATCAGGCAACAGCAATAGCGCCCTCGCAGTCGATATTGAACAAGACGGCGACCTGGATATTGTAATTGCAAGTCAGGGACCGAATAAAATCTTGCTCAATAACGGTTCAGGTGTATTTTCCCTGCTTCAAAATTCCATCCTCGATCGCTTTAGTTATAATTCGCAGGATGTGGCTGTAGCTGATTTTAATGGCGATGGACGGTTTGATCTCTTCTTCGGTAATGCTGCAAACCAATCCAACCAGCAAATTAATGAGTTTTATATCAACCAGGGTAATGTCAGTTTTAGTAACGACATCGGGCTCATCCCTGTATCCGGTATCTCTAATGCCACCGTTGCCCGGGATATAAATAATGACGGTTTCATCGATATTATAATCGGAAACAGCGGTCAAAATATTTTATTGATCAATAACGGAAATGCCCGCTTTTTCGATGAAACCGGACAGAGGCTGCCTTCTCGTTTTGACCTTACAAGAGACGTTGAAGTAGGAGATATTTCCGGCAATGGTTTTCCGGATATCATAGTGGGCAATGAGACCGACGACAACCGGATATTGGCAAATAACGGATCCGGCATCTTTCTGGATCAGACCGGCTCACGCCTGCCGGCTATCAGCGCTATTGAGGAGACGCGGGAAGTTGAACTTGCAGATGTTGATGGGGATGGAGACCTGGATATGTACTATTCCAACGTCCGCATATTTGAGTCAGGAGCAGATCCTCAAGACCGCCTACTGATAAACAATGGACAGGGTTTATTTGCGGATGTCACCTCTTCACAGCTTCCGGCAAAGACGTCAAATACTTTTGATTCCGATTTCGTGGATATCGATGGGGACGGAGACCTGGATATCGTAACCGGCAATTTTAATGGCGGGATACAGGTCTTTATTAATAACGGTGCCGGTACTTTTAGCGATGATACCGAAAACTGGCTCCCCGAAGGACTGACGCCGCAGGTAGTTGATTTTGAGATAGCCGATTACAATGGTGACCAGCTTCCCGATATCTATATCGCTGCCTATAACGGACCTGATGTGCTGCTACTCAGAAAGGACCTACAAGAGTAA
- a CDS encoding aminotransferase class I/II-fold pyridoxal phosphate-dependent enzyme has product MPKSKTELAENDIFTKAYDFTKADEVKAEGLYPYFKPLQATDGTTVKIEGREVIMAGSNNYLGLTNDPRVIKAAQDVLQVYGTGCTGSRYLNGTLDLHLELEEKLADFMGKDSCVLFSTGYQTNEGSIQTIAGRNDVIFSDKDNHACIVTGTLVSNAKTMRYTHNDMEQLRKLLERADESAGKLIVSDGVFSMSGTLAKVPELVELAKEYNARLYLDDAHAIGVVGDGGRGSASVFGLKDEVDLISGTFSKSFASLGGFIVGDHQVIEYIRHHSPAHIFSASMPPANVATVLKALEILQEETWRLDRLEEISNYMRTELREMGFNVWSSQTPIIPVVIGEMTQCFKFWKALFEAGVYVNAVVPPGVPKGQSLVRTSYMATHTDEHLNRILEAFRKVGIQMGIIDQNGHSLLDQDN; this is encoded by the coding sequence ATGCCCAAATCTAAAACCGAACTAGCAGAAAACGACATTTTTACGAAGGCTTATGATTTTACAAAAGCCGATGAAGTGAAGGCAGAAGGATTATATCCTTACTTCAAGCCATTGCAGGCTACCGACGGTACTACTGTAAAGATTGAAGGCAGAGAAGTAATCATGGCCGGCTCGAATAACTATCTGGGACTTACAAATGATCCCCGAGTTATCAAAGCTGCACAAGATGTACTTCAGGTCTATGGAACCGGATGCACCGGTTCTCGTTATCTCAACGGTACACTCGACCTCCACCTGGAGCTGGAGGAGAAACTTGCTGATTTCATGGGCAAGGACTCCTGCGTTTTATTCTCTACAGGCTACCAGACCAATGAAGGTTCTATTCAGACTATTGCAGGTCGTAACGATGTTATCTTTTCTGATAAAGACAATCATGCCTGTATTGTGACAGGTACATTGGTTTCAAATGCCAAAACCATGCGTTATACCCATAACGATATGGAGCAGCTTCGTAAATTGCTGGAAAGAGCCGATGAATCAGCAGGAAAGCTGATTGTGAGTGACGGCGTCTTTTCGATGTCGGGTACACTTGCCAAAGTACCGGAGCTGGTAGAATTGGCTAAAGAGTACAATGCACGCCTCTATCTGGATGACGCCCATGCTATCGGTGTTGTCGGTGACGGCGGTAGAGGTTCAGCCTCTGTGTTCGGACTAAAAGATGAAGTAGATCTTATCAGCGGCACCTTTTCAAAATCTTTTGCCTCTCTAGGCGGATTTATTGTCGGTGATCATCAGGTTATTGAGTATATCAGACACCACTCCCCGGCACACATTTTCAGCGCATCTATGCCTCCTGCTAACGTGGCGACCGTGTTGAAGGCTCTTGAGATACTTCAGGAAGAAACCTGGAGACTGGATAGGCTAGAGGAAATTTCAAATTACATGCGTACGGAACTCCGTGAGATGGGCTTCAATGTATGGTCCAGCCAGACGCCAATCATTCCTGTTGTTATAGGAGAGATGACCCAATGCTTTAAATTCTGGAAAGCACTCTTTGAAGCCGGGGTTTACGTGAATGCGGTAGTCCCACCGGGAGTACCTAAGGGTCAGTCTCTGGTAAGAACCAGTTATATGGCTACACATACGGATGAACATCTCAATAGGATTCTGGAAGCCTTCCGCAAAGTGGGTATTCAAATGGGTATTATTGATCAAAATGGCCATTCATTACTAGATCAAGACAACTAA